The DNA segment TTCCGGAGGACGCCGAGATCCTTCGCGCGGCCCAGCGCGGCGGCGTTTCCGGCAGTGTAGGCGCCGATGGCCTCGGCGCGGGTGAGGCGCTGGGCGGGCAGGAAGCCCTCCGGCGGGTTCCCTTCGGGATCCTGCCGGGTCTCCGCGGCGGCGAGGCCCAGGAAGGGATTCGGATCCTCCACCGGCGCGTCGCTGCCGAAGGCGAGGAGGGCGCCGCCGTTCACGAGGGTCCGCCAGGGGAAGGCCTCCGCCAGGCGGGCGGGGCCGAGCCGGGCGGGCGTCCAGGCGTGATCCGAGGTGCAGTGGACGGGCTGGACACTGGCCACCACGCCCAGCTTCCCGAACCGGGCGGCGTCCTCCGCGGTGACGATCTGGGCGTGCTCGATCCGGGGACGGAGGGAGCCGCGGCCCTTCCGTTGGGCCTGGGCGAGGAGGTCGAGGGCGGCGCGGTTGGCGGCGTCGCCGATGGCGTGGATGGCGGGCTGGTAGCCGGCCCGGAGGGTGGCGGTGGCATCCGCCGCCACCTTGGCCGGCTCCGTGACCCACAGCCCCTGGGTGGCGGGCTCGTCCGCGTAGGGCGCCAGGAGGCGCGCGCCGCGGCTGCCCAGGGCGCCGTCCAGGTAGAACTTCACGCCCTGCACCTGGAAGAAGGACAGCGCCCTGGCGCGGGGCTGCTTGAGTTCGCGCAGCATGAGGTCGTGGTCGTGGCTGAGGTAGGCGAACACGCGGATGGGGAGGGTGCCCGCGGCGGCCATCCGGCGGTAGGCCGCCAGTTCAGGGGCCTCGATTCCCATATCCGCGACGGCGGTGAATCCCTGGGCGCGCAGGGCCTCCAGCCCGGCTTTCAGGCGAGCCTCCACTTCCGCGGGAACCGGCGCGGGGATGCGCTTCCGGATGAGTTCCACGGCCGCGTCCAGGAGGATGCCCGTGGGCCGGCCGAATTTATCTTTCAGGATGCGCCCGCCGGCGGGATCGGGCGTGGTGGGGCCGATCCCCGCCAGCGCCAGGGCGGCGCTGTTCACCCAGGCCGCGTGGCCGTCCACGCGCTGGAGGAACACGGGGCGGCTGCCGGTGAAGGCGTCGAGGTCCAAGGCTTTCGGGAACGCCTTGGAGGGCCAGCGATTCTGGTCCCAGCCCCGGCCTTCCAGCCAACCGGCGGGATGG comes from the Geothrix sp. 21YS21S-4 genome and includes:
- a CDS encoding amidohydrolase, whose translation is MPLPPPPPAQILAGADLWTPEGPQRGQAVAVRKGRILAVGTPEALAKAYPAARRTDLPGGTLLPGFIEGHAHVGGLGALGRKVDLTGMADLPATLARIRAWADAHPAGWLEGRGWDQNRWPSKAFPKALDLDAFTGSRPVFLQRVDGHAAWVNSAALALAGIGPTTPDPAGGRILKDKFGRPTGILLDAAVELIRKRIPAPVPAEVEARLKAGLEALRAQGFTAVADMGIEAPELAAYRRMAAAGTLPIRVFAYLSHDHDLMLRELKQPRARALSFFQVQGVKFYLDGALGSRGARLLAPYADEPATQGLWVTEPAKVAADATATLRAGYQPAIHAIGDAANRAALDLLAQAQRKGRGSLRPRIEHAQIVTAEDAARFGKLGVVASVQPVHCTSDHAWTPARLGPARLAEAFPWRTLVNGGALLAFGSDAPVEDPNPFLGLAAAETRQDPEGNPPEGFLPAQRLTRAEAIGAYTAGNAAALGRAKDLGVLRKGAAADLLWVQAPVGNLSPADLRKLRPGRLWVNGAEVPLAH